AAATTCCATGCCTGAAAAAAACGCATCAAAttaagaatcaataatatcatcaatTCATAGTGGATAGTAGAAGTAGAAATAATAACAGTATATGTGTTCTGCTTACTTGTTCAATAAGATTtgtattttggttttgatgttggtctcctctatttttctttcctgataCTATCTCCAGCAATAAAACACCAAAACTGAAAACGTCTGATTTTACTGAGAAATTTCCATCTATCGCATATTCTGGTGCTATGTATCCACTAATGAATAATATAAGATAATATTAAAAACACAATATTATAGATAATTCTACACTACACAATGGAAATTAAGAAATGGTGAGTATTCGTACTATGTTCCAACAACACAACGTGTAATTTCTGTGGTCTGGTCTCCTCCTAAAATTCGAGCTAAACCAAAATCTGAGATCTTTGGATTCATCTCATCATCAAGTAAAACATTACTTGCCTTGAGATCTCGATGAATAACTCTGTGTCTTGAATCTTGATGAAGATAAAGAAGTCCTTTCGCTATACCGAGAATGATATTAAATCGTGTATTCCAATCCAAAACCCTTTTTTTCGTTTGATCTAGTAAGATGTACATTCAAGTCAAAATTTGCACATATTCAAAGAAGTTTTATGGCTAATATTAACAATTTTACCATGCATAAAAAATGTAGATTTTGtaccaaatataaaaaaatccaaGCTTTTGTTAGGCATATATTCATATATAAGTAATTTCTCTTCATTCTGAATGCAATATCCTTGCAGCTTGACGAGATTACGGTGCTGAAGTTTggcaattaatgcaatttcattcttaaattcCTTGATCCCTTGTCCAGAACCGCTTGAGAGCCTCTTAACTGCTATTCTTTGTCCATTTTCTAATGTTCCCTGCCATTTATCAATTGCAAATTAGCTTAAGGGTTTTCCATTCGCTATTCTAATTTTCTTACAAAAGTAGCTTAGTACGTATGTTACCTTAAATACAGATCCAAATCCACCTTCTCCAAGCTTGTTTTTGTGCGAAAAGTTATCAGTGGAAGAAACTATAACTGATAGGTCATACAATGGGACCTTTGGATCTTCCTCTTGTTCTTCCTTGGAACGATCTGTTAATGTTGCGTTAGTCTCTACATTTTACTGTTAATTTTAAAACAAGTTTCTTAATGCTCATCAAAAAACAAAACAGAATTTTTACCTTTTAAAATGCTCCTTGTTCGTCCTTTACGGaccaaaaagaaaactaagaccAGGCCACATAATACGCCAATTGTGACTCCCACTGCAATTCCTATCTTGATCTTGCGTCCATTCTTTGTCTCTGTTTAATGTCACAATGCAAACACAAAGATATTGTCACTCTAATATAAAAGATTAAGGGAAATGTATTACATACCTAATTCTGAAGCTGGCACTCTAATATAAAGATCTTGGCCTGCATCTGGTAGAGTCCTCAAATCATTAAGGTCACCAAACCACAAAGCACAACCACTGCCTTCTCCTCTGATATCCGAATTTGCATAAGCCACGCAAGAACAATTCCTCAGGCATTTGTCTCTGCACTCAACAAGGTTCATGCTCTGATTCAGGTACAAACAATTCGAAGTATCAGGCACTTTCATCTTCACATACTTAACAAACCCATCACTTTCGCAATTCAGTGGCTTGTCGCGCAAGCAACCTCCTGTGTGGTTAGGCCTAAACCCTCTCAAACAATCACAAGCGGACTTATCCCAATCACAATTGGAATTAGGACCACAAACTCCATATCGCTCGCAAAAGACTCTTGGCAGTGAATTATAAACCAGCCATTCTTGGTCAGAATTAATCCAAACCAAATACAGACGCCTGTAGGTGGCTTGATCCAACACCATCCTCGTGGAAACTGAATTGTTATTAAGGAGGTAGAATGAGAAGTACACTTCATCCTTGTTGGAGAAGTAAACATATTCAAAGGTCGATGGGTTCTTTCTCGTTGGTTTGCTACCATAGTCCACTCCAATCCATGGTCCAGAGCTGAACTGTTTCATTGATCCTATTCGTTGCATTGGTTCTGGCCACTTAGTCACATCCATTTCCCAATTAAAGGTTCCTGGTGAAGgatctttcttgttcttccacgcCGTTAAGCGCCTAACGAAACCCGTCCTCAAATCCTTACCAAGCTTCATCCCTGGCAAGAGTGTATCACCAGGGTAATCAAAGCTTTGCCATACATAATTCTTTTCttcattctcatcatcattgtttTGTTCTCTTAGAACAAGATTCCCTGAATCCAAGAGCTGCAGAACTGGATTCTTTGGTTTTCTTGCTACGCTCACGGACCATACAACATTGTTGTTGTGACTAAGGAGAAGTGTGTTATTTGTTGTGTTGTTTATAATCAATAGAACAAAGTTTGGATTTGTGGCCGGTTTTTCACGGTTTGCCACCCATACAATGGTTTGGCCTGGGATTTTTTTGTACCAAATGCCAAGGTAGTAATGGTTGGTAGAGTTATCAAGAGCGAAGAAACCAAGTTCAAATTCTCCATTCTTGGAAACTAAGGTCTGGTTTTTACTTAGAGACTGGAAGTGAGTGATGGTATCAGTTTCTGCTTTGATTTTGGAGATTGGAAAGACAAAGCAGAAACATATAATTGGTATAACAATAATGAAGTTTCCCATTGTTCTTTGCAGCTCACAGTGTTTGTAAATTGTGATCACCAAGCTAGGGTCGGTGCTGAAATCTACTTtctattatttatctattataatatataaaaagagggAGAAAAATAGTGTTATGGCTAATGAATCACACGTAAATTATAACTTTCATATAAAATTGTCATCACATATttacaataacataaaaaatatctattttaaaaCATATTTATATTACGATAGAAAATAGTatctatataattaatttactattaatttcataatttcatatattaaattatctacttttaaataaagtataatataaaactattaatttatattaataatctaaattctaatattatatattttatttaaaaaataaatctattattttacaaaaatttatttatttatctatttatcaatttatttataatgtataaaaaaaatcaaataataacataatgattTCTTTACATATTAAATAACTCTCTATttctatgtaaattttttttttaagttaggaATGAGACTTGAATCTGTGACCTATAGGTGAGTATAAAAAAACTAtactatttgagttataattcattaACCTGTAGTAGCAATGTTATTTCtttttaatagatataaattagttaataaaacttaattcattctctctttttattctatttttatttagaggCCTGCTATACATACAAGCATTTTTGGTTTACAAGCTATACAAGTTAGTCTAAGTCCAAGAAAAAAATACGCGCACCACTCCTTTAAAATCGAGCCTTCAACGCATGCGTTCATTATGCCGCACTCTTCCTCTTATTCCTTAATCAAAACGCAAACCGTCAAGATTCGCACTCTTCATCTTTTTCCTCGATCAAAACGCAAACCGTCAATATTCAAACGACATTCGAAACAAAAGATACGTTCCAACTCCTCGCGAAgagtaaaaaaaaatcaagaagaaaagatacaaatctccataaaaaatcaccagaaaaaacgattcttctaggttttttttagATTGTCTCTGCCATATGCatcatccttaaccagcaaaacattaaaagatttcaagaagaaatatactgtctcctccatgttttagatgtatttcttaaattctttgggtgtattttggtaatctgttgggtgtatttctataaccgtttgagtgtatttttgtaatcgtttgggggtatttctataatcgtttgagtgtattctgaagttccattatcttcaaaacaatttcaaagcttgatttcagaaacaatGAAAATCGAGAAAAAAACGAAACAAAAAGGAGATccaacaaatttggcaagaaattcgaaaaaagtagaaacaaaatcttttaaaaaatgaaaGTTATATATTTGCacgttaattgatttgaattaatttaaaagtcTGTTAAAGAGGCACGTAACATAAACAACGCGTTTAGTGGGTTTCGTTTTCTTCAAACTTGTAAAGCTTGTAAGCACAAAatacttatatataaaaattaatcattttatttatatttactatATAAATCAATATTCACTTCAAACGTCTTTATCTCTTctcatataattatatataatcataTGTCTCTCACTCTTTTTTCTCTATCTTTTGctaatattttatacaattatttaaaaatttaattgatggtcacagtttttttattttactttgctAAATAAGTTGTCCCCTATATATtcctaaattaatataatatatgatgtacaatgtttttaatttttttctatttttaatctaATTCTGTTTAACAATTATATACGGCATTtatcatttatatataatttttttaataatttatatttttcatattattttgtaataataatatttaaatatatactttCATGATTCATAAAAACataaatgttatttttaattattaagatattatatttatatttgttttatatttaatagCTTTATTTGTaggttaaatttattaaatatatgtattaagTGACAAACTCTTTTAAACACTAAAATATATAatgtctttaaaattttatttaaattttaatattaatttttaagggtttttattaaatattttttatatataaaaattaattcattttagtTCCACGCCACGTGGGTTTAAATTTAGTTATGGtagtaaaaatttataattaatatttaaaaattattagatgtaatttgataaatttgacaTGTAATGTGTCAAGGGGGATATTTCTTGGGGATATTTCATCAACGTCACCTTTAACACGTATTATTTCAATCGTAGTAGCGACGGTAACGTATCATATTGGTTACTCTTGGGTCTCCTTATCCTCAAAGACTATATGAACTATTGACCTTGACTACtcttcataaatgaaaattattaCCACAAAGTCACAAACTGTGCTTTCacgga
This region of Arachis hypogaea cultivar Tifrunner chromosome 8, arahy.Tifrunner.gnm2.J5K5, whole genome shotgun sequence genomic DNA includes:
- the LOC112705339 gene encoding G-type lectin S-receptor-like serine/threonine-protein kinase At4g27290, translated to MGNFIIVIPIICFCFVFPISKIKAETDTITHFQSLSKNQTLVSKNGEFELGFFALDNSTNHYYLGIWYKKIPGQTIVWVANREKPATNPNFVLLIINNTTNNTLLLSHNNNVVWSVSVARKPKNPVLQLLDSGNLVLREQNNDDENEEKNYVWQSFDYPGDTLLPGMKLGKDLRTGFVRRLTAWKNKKDPSPGTFNWEMDVTKWPEPMQRIGSMKQFSSGPWIGVDYGSKPTRKNPSTFEYVYFSNKDEVYFSFYLLNNNSVSTRMVLDQATYRRLYLVWINSDQEWLVYNSLPRVFCERYGVCGPNSNCDWDKSACDCLRGFRPNHTGGCLRDKPLNCESDGFVKYVKMKVPDTSNCLYLNQSMNLVECRDKCLRNCSCVAYANSDIRGEGSGCALWFGDLNDLRTLPDAGQDLYIRVPASELETKNGRKIKIGIAVGVTIGVLCGLVLVFFLVRKGRTRSILKDRSKEEQEEDPKVPLYDLSVIVSSTDNFSHKNKLGEGGFGSVFKGTLENGQRIAVKRLSSGSGQGIKEFKNEIALIAKLQHRNLVKLQGYCIQNEEKLLIYEYMPNKSLDFFIFDQTKKRVLDWNTRFNIILGIAKGLLYLHQDSRHRVIHRDLKASNVLLDDEMNPKISDFGLARILGGDQTTEITRCVVGTYGYIAPEYAIDGNFSVKSDVFSFGVLLLEIVSGKKNRGDQHQNQNTNLIEQAWNLWIEGRPLDLISEDFKESCNGSEALRCIHISFLCLQQHPHDRPSMSFVIMMLDSEICLPQPKQPALFVGEYYSSLNKSNLISGNELSMSILEAR